The nucleotide window gaagaggaggagggcacgAGGAGGAGAGTGGCCAAGCGAGGCGACACTCAGTACAAGTGTGAGAAGTGCCAGAGGACATTTCTCTATGAGAAGAGTTACATGAAACACATCAGGTGGGTGCTGGGGTTTGACGACCCGGTCACAGTAAGCGATGTAGTCGTGATTGTTGTCATAAAGTGTCAcctgtccctctgtgtgtgtgtgtggtcccagtGTGAGTCATGGTGTCCAGGCGGAGGTGGTGTACCGCTGTGACACCTGCCAGCAGACCTTTGCGAACCGCGGGAACCTGAAGATCCACGAGAGGCACGTCCACAACGACGAGCGGCTCTTCTCCTGCGACGTCTGCACCAAGACCTTCAAACGCAAGAAGGACGTCATCCGCCACCAGCGGCAGGTGATGTCCGGTGAAGTCAGTTTCGAACAACTTGGGATTCCCACGTTCGAACACCTTCTGCCACCGTGCCTCCTGTCTGCGAGTGGTCCCGTTGAATAAGTACAGTTTTACGATGTTGAATTTTCTTTTTAATGTTCTCCCAGGTCCacgagggtggagcaggggccATGCGCCATGTCTGTCCGGTCTGTAGCAAGTCTCTGAGCTCTCGCACCGCCCTCACGCTGCACGAGAGAACTCACACGGGAGACAAGCCCTTCCAGTGTCCCGAGTGTCAGGCCAGGTTTTCCCAGAGCTCCGCTCTCAAGACGCACCGCAGGTACCCGCACAACCAGCCCGAGCAGCTCTGAAAACACGCTGTTCTGACGGTTTTCGAATGAAGTTATATTGATGGTTATTGTTGATCTGATctgtctatgcatgtgtgtttcaggatccacacaggagagaagccgtttGCCTGTGACCAGTGTGAAGCCAGGTTTAACCAGAAGCACATGCTGTGCTACCACAAGAggtcacacacaggtcagagtgCTTCCACAGGTCTTGGTACAGTTTCCCCATTCAGCGTCAACAGTGACTGACGCTAAGACCAGTGGTGTTTAGCTGAATAGATGTATCGCTTTTGTGTTGCCGTCTCccaggagagaagcccttcaTGTGTGAGAGCTGTGGGAAAAGCTTTGCGTCTAAAGAATACCTGAGGCATCACGCCAACATCCACACCGGCTCTAAGCCGTACAAGTGTGAACGCTGCGGGCGAGGCTTTGCACAGAGAAACTCGCTCCACCAGcatatgaaaacacacacaggtgagcacatacacacaggtgagcacatacacacaggtgagcacatacacacaggtgagcacatacacacaggagagcacatacacacaggagagcacatacacacaggagagcacatacacacaggagagcacatacacacaggagagcacatacacacaggtgagcacatacacacaggtgagCACATATACACAGgtgagcacatacacacaggtgagCACATATACACAGGTGAGCACATATACACAGGTGAGCACATATACACAGgtgagcacatacacacaggtgagcacatacacacaggtaagcacacacacaggtgagcacACATTCATATATCTTAACACACATATCAACATCTTTTTGATCATCTGTTGTAGTGTCGCTGTGTTTATCCTCGTGTCTGTGCGTCAGGTGAGCGTCCCTACAGCTGCACCTTCTGTGACAAGAGCTTCACCCAGCTGAACGCCCTGCAGAGGCACCAGCGTATCCACACAGGGGAGAAGCCCTACATGTGTGGCCTCTGTAACCGCACCTTCACCGATAAGTCCACCGTCCGCAGGCACACCATGGTGAGGCAGATATACCTGCACAGGAAAACACTTTCATTGACTTACTATTTCACTTCTAagtacagggagtcaggtggctgagcggttagggaatcgggctagtaatctgaaggttgccagttcgattcccggctgtgtcaaatgacgtttctttgggcaaggcacttcaccctacttgcctcggggaatgtccctgtacttactgtaagtcgctctggataagagtgtctactaaatgtaaatgtacatattaCAGGACGTTGATGTTTCATTGAGAGATGTTTCTTATCCTGTCGTTGACAGACTCATGACATGGACGCGCCCTGGAAGAACTATCTGGTGGTTCTCAAGGGAAATATGGAGGACAAGAAGCCCAAAGGCTTAACCAAGGTCAAAGTCCAAAAGAATGGGGATGCGAAGAAGCCGAGAGGAGCCGCATCTGGAGATGGGAGTAAGGTCCAGGAGGGGGCAGTGATGCTTCCAGCTGGGCCCGTCACCCTCCCTGCCGACTGGACCGGTCCGGGCACCATCGCCCTGGTCAGCCACCCCAGCCAGGGAGGCATCATGGTCATCCAGACAGAGGGCACCCAGATCGTCACCGACAGCACAGGGAACAGCATCCTCTCCCTGGACGGCTCCACTATCGGCATCCCCTACTCCATCCccgtctccatctctcactccattCCCGGCTCGTCCTCGGAGGCCATACTGGCTCACGTGTCCGAaaacccctccatccccactgCGTCCGTACTGGAAACCGTGGTCTCTCAGACCCTGCTGGCTCCTGTTACAGTGGTCGAGTCTGCCTCGGAGATGGGGATTACAGGCTCAGAGGACAAGGAGGTAGCAGAGAGCGCTTCCGTCTCAGGGGAGGACTGTGTTACAGTGCAGGCAGCCGACCTGGAGACAGAGTATCAGTTAGCCTCTGTTCCCTCTGACAGAGGACAGAGTGCTACTGAGCACTCTGGTGCTTTGGGGGCCATGGTCATCTCTATTAACTAGACCATACACCAACTGTGTTTAAGCAACTGGGGTTTGCATCAAGCTCATGCAGACCTTTTAGGTGGATTGTCTACCCGGATGTGGTTTGTTTTTATGTAGTTAGAAGCGATCATGTTTCATAGGATTCAGTTCAACATTTTAACAGAATGCCTCTTCAGTCTTGTGAGTCGGACAGTGTGTTTGTCCCTGTGACGCACGTCCGAGGTCCAGTCTGATCCTTCAGAGCACGCCTCCAGATCAAACGGTGTGT belongs to Osmerus eperlanus chromosome 8, fOsmEpe2.1, whole genome shotgun sequence and includes:
- the gzf1 gene encoding GDNF-inducible zinc finger protein 1 → MSYQLLADSHHEDMLEAMHQMRQKGHLCDVTVQVNFQGELEEFEVHQVVLAASSGYFKCILLARDAPKKLFLTNIHTIEFSTFLEYVYTGKAQVAKERICDVHEMSKLLDCKMLTEACNLVLNTETSSEPIIETSQETKGGLNAVKLTQNTRVVKLPRRSWMKRSMDPRMSENKEVSPKKANVKVTAEVKPEFPGRRLSNRLAGRKVYVGLPKKRRLKITPGPAENSDQDAPGSSQEDEALTEAVMEGDEEEGDEEEGDEEDSEKTADADIQEEEPGDDPVFMEMEEEEEGEEEEGTRRRVAKRGDTQYKCEKCQRTFLYEKSYMKHISVSHGVQAEVVYRCDTCQQTFANRGNLKIHERHVHNDERLFSCDVCTKTFKRKKDVIRHQRQVHEGGAGAMRHVCPVCSKSLSSRTALTLHERTHTGDKPFQCPECQARFSQSSALKTHRRIHTGEKPFACDQCEARFNQKHMLCYHKRSHTGEKPFMCESCGKSFASKEYLRHHANIHTGSKPYKCERCGRGFAQRNSLHQHMKTHTGERPYSCTFCDKSFTQLNALQRHQRIHTGEKPYMCGLCNRTFTDKSTVRRHTMTHDMDAPWKNYLVVLKGNMEDKKPKGLTKVKVQKNGDAKKPRGAASGDGSKVQEGAVMLPAGPVTLPADWTGPGTIALVSHPSQGGIMVIQTEGTQIVTDSTGNSILSLDGSTIGIPYSIPVSISHSIPGSSSEAILAHVSENPSIPTASVLETVVSQTLLAPVTVVESASEMGITGSEDKEVAESASVSGEDCVTVQAADLETEYQLASVPSDRGQSATEHSGALGAMVISIN